In Devosia beringensis, a single window of DNA contains:
- a CDS encoding EAL domain-containing protein, whose amino-acid sequence MSSATGCDGCRNADANNFSIPFTMAFQPIVDVEAGTIWGYESLVRGVAGESAFQVLSQLTPENRYAFDQACRVKAIELAGAKLADPTAKLSINFLPNAVYEPKACIRATLGAASKAHFDTSRLMFEFTENERMEDVSHIRHIVAEYKRMGFTTALDDFGAGYAGLALLAQFQTDLIKIDMVLVRGIASSPAKQAIVAGIVGIARQLGITVLGEGVETEAELLMLRSAGIRLIQGYYFAKPMIETFQTMAEVTRKAA is encoded by the coding sequence ATGAGCTCTGCCACGGGCTGCGACGGCTGCCGCAATGCTGACGCCAACAATTTTTCCATCCCCTTCACCATGGCCTTCCAGCCTATCGTCGATGTAGAGGCAGGGACAATCTGGGGCTATGAGTCACTGGTGCGTGGCGTCGCCGGCGAATCTGCCTTTCAGGTGCTCAGCCAGCTCACCCCCGAAAACCGATATGCTTTCGATCAGGCCTGCCGGGTCAAGGCGATCGAATTGGCGGGCGCGAAGCTGGCGGATCCGACTGCAAAGCTCTCCATTAATTTCCTGCCCAATGCAGTGTATGAGCCAAAGGCCTGCATTCGTGCAACGCTGGGCGCGGCATCCAAGGCACACTTCGACACCAGCCGGTTGATGTTCGAGTTCACCGAAAACGAGCGGATGGAAGACGTCAGCCACATTCGGCACATCGTGGCCGAATACAAGCGCATGGGATTCACCACGGCGCTGGATGATTTTGGCGCTGGATATGCGGGGCTGGCGCTATTGGCTCAGTTTCAGACCGACCTGATCAAAATCGATATGGTATTGGTGCGTGGGATCGCTTCCTCGCCGGCCAAGCAGGCTATCGTCGCCGGCATCGTCGGAATTGCGCGGCAGCTGGGCATTACCGTGCTGGGCGAGGGCGTCGAGACCGAGGCCGAGCTACTAATGCTAAGAAGCGCCGGGATCAGGCTGATTCAAGGCTACTATTTTGCGAAGCCGATGATCGAGACATTTCAGACTATGGCCGAGGTTACGCGAAAGGCAGCATAA
- a CDS encoding acyl-CoA synthetase, whose translation MSLLKLKRSSVHRITCAVVIAEIGRLRESDLVPSISGDWPEAMPIGDEGIGLDSLEQLGALGALAETFNLDDGILGEESPQTVGAWIDLIMRGISQPDASITVRSSGTTDRPQPYPHRVSELLEEASFLAGLLEGRRRVVALVPAHHLYGMIWTALLPDALGIPVVMRKVGTPLSLQPGDLVVAVPDQWRALLRLTRRFPPDVIGVSSGGALDTTIGTELIVAGLARLVDVYGASETGAIAIRDVPAMAYHLLPRWNLMALADGDWQLVDLRGAVAALPDFVERIDDRSLRLAGRRDGAVQVAGHNVSPERIAAILREVVGVVDAAVRLSADGRLKAFVVTPDHRNPSELLSMLELTASARLPFHERPRYFSFGDVLPRNGMGKLKDWD comes from the coding sequence TTGAGCTTGCTCAAATTGAAGCGGTCAAGCGTTCACCGTATCACCTGCGCTGTGGTCATCGCGGAGATTGGTCGCCTTCGGGAAAGCGACCTCGTTCCGTCAATATCTGGCGATTGGCCCGAAGCGATGCCTATCGGTGACGAAGGGATTGGTCTGGACTCGCTTGAACAGCTTGGCGCCCTCGGGGCGCTGGCGGAGACCTTCAACCTCGATGACGGTATCCTTGGCGAGGAAAGTCCGCAAACGGTTGGCGCCTGGATCGACTTGATCATGCGGGGGATTTCCCAACCGGACGCGTCTATTACGGTGCGATCGTCAGGTACGACGGACAGGCCGCAACCTTATCCCCACCGAGTATCGGAACTACTGGAAGAAGCCTCGTTCCTCGCTGGGCTGCTCGAGGGGCGCCGCAGGGTAGTCGCATTGGTCCCGGCACACCATCTATATGGCATGATCTGGACGGCGCTGCTTCCAGACGCGCTCGGTATACCCGTGGTCATGCGCAAAGTCGGCACACCGCTCAGTTTGCAGCCAGGCGATTTGGTCGTTGCGGTTCCGGATCAATGGCGAGCCCTGCTACGGCTAACCCGTCGCTTCCCCCCCGATGTCATTGGTGTGAGTTCGGGTGGGGCGCTGGATACGACGATTGGCACTGAACTAATCGTGGCTGGACTGGCCCGGCTGGTGGACGTTTACGGCGCGTCCGAGACAGGTGCGATCGCCATCCGGGACGTACCCGCGATGGCCTACCACCTCCTCCCGCGTTGGAACTTGATGGCACTGGCTGACGGCGACTGGCAGCTTGTAGATCTCCGCGGCGCCGTGGCTGCGCTACCCGACTTTGTCGAGCGCATCGACGATCGCAGTTTGAGACTGGCCGGCCGACGTGACGGTGCGGTGCAGGTCGCTGGGCACAACGTCTCACCAGAGCGCATAGCGGCCATCTTGCGGGAGGTTGTGGGTGTGGTCGACGCAGCGGTCCGGCTTTCCGCGGATGGCCGTTTGAAGGCGTTCGTTGTCACGCCAGATCATCGCAACCCTTCCGAATTGCTAAGTATGCTGGAGCTCACGGCTTCGGCGCGCCTCCCGTTTCACGAACGCCCGAGGTATTTCAGCTTCGGGGACGTGTTGCCGCGGAATGGAATGGGCAAGTTAAAAGACTGGGATTAA
- a CDS encoding DHA2 family efflux MFS transporter permease subunit: MFMAILDVQVVATSITAIQSSVGIEPDRLSWLQTAYLIAEVIAIPLTGYLTRLLTGRWLFVIAVTLFCVASIGCAASSNFESLVIWRVLQGFAGGTLIPSVFSAVFVLFPARSQGRATTLAGLLAVLAPTVGPIVGGWITETYSWHWLFLINVAPGIVAGFVAALFLPKDEPNPAVLGTLDWLSLVMLAIALASLQLGLKQAPDEGWASPLVLVLLAVTIICAYGFALRSLAADRPIVDLSTLGDRPFLVGCILSFVLGIGLFGSVYLMPVFLGFVRGHNALEIGSIMLVTGLAQLATAPLAVYLEQRFDPRILIGAGFALFALGMSASAFQTVSTDAAQMVVPQILRGVAIMFCLLPPTRLALGSLPREKVPDASGLFNLMRNLGGAIGLAIIDSIIYGRSDVHSQYIIGKLMEGDAITATSIGIPAGLFTAAQSGSFDQANQALVAPFVQKAAITMSINEAWAFVAVLTVLALALLPLAQREKTSVDG; encoded by the coding sequence ATGTTCATGGCGATCCTCGACGTGCAGGTGGTCGCGACTTCGATCACCGCCATACAAAGCTCCGTCGGCATAGAGCCCGATCGACTGAGCTGGCTGCAGACAGCCTATTTAATAGCGGAAGTCATCGCCATTCCGCTAACTGGCTATCTCACCCGGCTGCTCACAGGACGCTGGTTATTCGTAATTGCTGTCACCTTGTTTTGTGTTGCCTCAATCGGGTGTGCTGCCAGCAGCAATTTTGAGTCTTTGGTTATTTGGCGGGTACTACAGGGCTTTGCGGGCGGGACGCTGATTCCGTCCGTATTCTCGGCTGTATTTGTCTTGTTTCCGGCTCGCAGCCAAGGTCGTGCCACGACACTGGCCGGCTTGCTGGCCGTCTTAGCGCCAACTGTTGGACCGATTGTAGGTGGATGGATTACGGAAACCTACTCTTGGCATTGGCTGTTCCTGATCAATGTTGCTCCAGGCATTGTCGCAGGGTTTGTCGCTGCGCTGTTTCTTCCGAAAGACGAACCTAACCCGGCGGTTCTTGGCACGCTCGACTGGCTGTCACTGGTCATGCTCGCCATTGCACTAGCAAGCCTGCAGCTTGGCCTCAAGCAGGCACCCGATGAAGGTTGGGCCTCACCGTTGGTACTTGTGTTGCTGGCTGTCACAATTATATGCGCATACGGCTTTGCCCTTCGCAGTCTGGCAGCGGATAGGCCCATAGTGGACCTCAGCACCCTTGGCGATAGGCCGTTCCTTGTTGGCTGTATTTTGAGCTTTGTGCTCGGAATCGGGCTGTTCGGGTCTGTCTATCTGATGCCGGTTTTCCTCGGTTTCGTTCGTGGTCACAACGCGCTTGAAATCGGCTCGATCATGCTTGTGACAGGCTTGGCTCAGTTAGCCACCGCACCGTTAGCGGTGTATTTGGAGCAGCGTTTCGACCCGAGAATATTGATTGGCGCCGGCTTTGCGTTGTTCGCCTTGGGGATGAGCGCGAGCGCTTTCCAGACCGTGTCGACCGATGCCGCTCAGATGGTGGTTCCGCAAATCCTACGTGGCGTAGCCATAATGTTCTGTTTGCTTCCGCCGACGCGACTGGCGCTTGGTAGTCTGCCACGCGAAAAAGTGCCTGACGCGAGCGGCTTGTTCAATCTCATGCGAAATCTCGGCGGCGCCATCGGGCTCGCAATCATAGACTCAATCATCTACGGCCGGTCCGACGTCCACAGCCAGTATATCATTGGGAAACTGATGGAAGGCGATGCAATCACCGCAACATCGATCGGCATTCCGGCTGGGCTTTTTACGGCAGCACAATCAGGTTCATTCGATCAGGCAAATCAAGCTCTGGTCGCCCCATTTGTGCAGAAGGCGGCAATCACGATGTCAATAAATGAGGCGTGGGCGTTCGTGGCGGTTCTTACGGTGCTGGCGTTGGCGCTGTTGCCTCTTGCTCAGCGTGAAAAGACTAGTGTTGATGGATGA
- a CDS encoding NAD-dependent epimerase/dehydratase family protein — protein sequence MSKRIVFTGGSGKAGRHVVPYLLDRGHDVLNLDLVPLDHKGVNTVVTDLTDGGQVFNALSMHFDMAEFASGTGPAPVDAVVHFAAVPRVLLRPDNTTFIANVTSTYNVIEAAVKLGIKKVIIASSETTYGVCFAEGDKDFHSFPLTEDYDSDPMDSYGLSKVVNEKTARAFAMRSGNDIYALRIGNVIEPHEYDMFPRFLADPASRKRNAWSYIDARDLGQIVDLCIAKDGLGYQVFNAVNDEITANAPTLEFLRDWAPNSPIIGEISGSEAPISNRKIRDVLGFVEQHNWRKYV from the coding sequence ATGAGCAAGCGCATCGTCTTTACCGGCGGCAGCGGCAAGGCCGGACGGCATGTTGTGCCCTACCTGCTCGACAGGGGCCACGACGTGCTCAACCTTGATCTTGTGCCGCTCGACCACAAGGGCGTCAACACCGTGGTGACCGATCTCACCGACGGCGGTCAGGTGTTCAATGCACTGTCAATGCATTTCGACATGGCAGAGTTTGCGTCTGGTACCGGGCCGGCGCCGGTGGACGCCGTCGTCCATTTTGCCGCCGTTCCTCGGGTCCTGCTGCGGCCCGACAACACCACCTTCATCGCCAATGTCACCTCGACATACAATGTCATCGAAGCGGCGGTGAAGCTGGGGATCAAGAAGGTGATCATCGCGTCCAGCGAAACCACCTATGGAGTTTGCTTTGCCGAGGGCGACAAGGATTTTCACAGCTTTCCGCTCACCGAAGACTATGACAGCGACCCGATGGACAGCTATGGCCTGTCCAAGGTCGTCAACGAGAAGACCGCACGTGCCTTTGCCATGCGGAGCGGCAACGATATATACGCCCTGCGCATCGGCAATGTGATCGAGCCGCACGAATACGACATGTTTCCCCGCTTCCTGGCCGATCCAGCGTCGCGCAAGCGCAATGCCTGGAGCTATATCGATGCGCGCGATCTCGGGCAGATCGTCGATCTGTGCATTGCCAAGGACGGCCTGGGCTACCAGGTCTTCAACGCCGTCAACGACGAGATCACGGCCAACGCGCCAACCCTTGAATTCCTGCGCGACTGGGCCCCTAACTCCCCCATTATCGGAGAGATCTCGGGGTCGGAGGCGCCCATTTCCAACCGCAAGATCCGGGACGTTCTGGGCTTTGTGGAACAACACAACTGGCGCAAATACGTTTAG
- a CDS encoding IS91 family transposase has protein sequence MRAIIEVADVFRSAGPAYRLAHAGHLSLDQLKVMSAIETCRTAALGGHVEACTDCGHQRIAYNSCRNRHCPRCQGAAARTWLEQREADLLPVGYFHVVFTLPAEIADIAFHNKAQVYDRLFKAASETMLTIAADPKHLGARIGITAVLHSWGSAMTHHPHIHMIVPGGGITPDGGWISSRPAFLLPVRVLGALFRRLFLTRLLELHDAGRLTFYGKMAELSDRRAFQRHLAPARKKRWVVYAKPPFAGPEAVLAYLSRYTHRVAISNNRLIAFDGTAVTFRYKDYRRTGADRQQVMTLAVDEFIRRFLVHVLPRGFHRIRHYGLLASSARKDCLAQARSLLEVAPAPEDAAVTQETADPRPPCPCCGGTMVIIETFARGCRPRAPPAATAKPGERP, from the coding sequence GTGCGCGCCATCATCGAGGTCGCCGATGTCTTCCGTTCGGCCGGTCCAGCCTACCGGCTCGCCCATGCCGGGCATCTGAGCCTGGACCAACTCAAGGTCATGTCGGCGATCGAGACCTGTCGCACCGCTGCCCTGGGCGGTCACGTTGAGGCCTGCACTGACTGCGGGCATCAGCGCATCGCCTATAACTCTTGCCGCAACCGGCACTGTCCCCGGTGCCAGGGCGCTGCCGCACGCACCTGGCTGGAGCAGCGCGAGGCTGACCTGCTGCCGGTCGGCTATTTCCACGTCGTGTTCACGCTGCCCGCCGAGATCGCCGATATCGCCTTCCACAACAAGGCGCAGGTCTATGACCGGCTGTTCAAGGCGGCGTCCGAGACCATGCTGACGATCGCCGCCGACCCAAAACACCTTGGCGCCCGCATCGGCATCACCGCTGTACTGCACAGCTGGGGCTCGGCAATGACCCACCATCCGCACATCCACATGATCGTGCCCGGTGGCGGCATCACGCCGGATGGAGGTTGGATATCATCGCGGCCGGCCTTCCTGCTGCCGGTGAGGGTGCTCGGCGCATTGTTCCGCCGCCTGTTCCTGACCCGGCTGCTCGAACTGCACGATGCTGGCCGGCTCACCTTCTACGGCAAGATGGCAGAGCTCAGCGATCGCCGTGCCTTCCAGCGTCACCTCGCGCCGGCCCGCAAGAAGCGCTGGGTGGTTTACGCCAAGCCGCCCTTTGCCGGGCCAGAGGCGGTGCTCGCCTATCTCTCCCGCTACACCCACCGGGTGGCGATCTCCAACAACCGCCTCATCGCCTTCGATGGGACTGCGGTGACCTTCCGCTACAAGGACTATCGCCGCACCGGCGCCGACCGGCAGCAGGTCATGACCCTGGCCGTCGACGAGTTCATCCGCCGCTTCCTGGTCCACGTCCTGCCACGCGGCTTCCACCGCATCCGGCACTACGGTCTGCTCGCCAGCTCCGCCCGTAAGGACTGCCTTGCCCAGGCCCGCAGTCTGCTCGAGGTCGCACCGGCGCCGGAGGACGCCGCGGTAACTCAGGAGACTGCCGATCCGCGGCCACCATGCCCGTGCTGTGGCGGCACTATGGTCATCATCGAGACCTTCGCCCGAGGCTGCAGGCCCCGCGCGCCGCCTGCAGCGACAGCCAAACCGGGAGAACGCCCATGA
- a CDS encoding GGDEF domain-containing protein: MSDRSSEEELLEFLYACPVGLLECNAAGDIAMINPHAMQHLLPLTGSRDASNLFSALEQHAPELRSIANDFRPDTGKICDGHRIYVDLGTGRKVGSPQVLSCTLVKLGPDRLMATLADVSEQVVQERRLRQADTWFATLLDSVNGYATVEIDSDRKIVSANVCFTQLTGHDHLEVAGQDLDTVLGAEASGQVPRLGEQIEIAERDGWHLQEGWQQRAGGEHYWCQRLVVARSKSEMTRSGFFVVLRDVPQHNEGTADLQRLLMSDPLTGAANRRHLSQSMQQEQTHWRDFQQPFSLIVLDLDHFKSVNDIHGHPVGDLLLCGVVTACAMLLPPRGLFARLGGEEFAALLPRFDREEALALAEEMRKAIAALTVASSIGIVEATASFGCATIDEAQGSIDGLLALADARLYSAKRAGRNRVHRVEGRAA; the protein is encoded by the coding sequence ATGTCTGACCGGTCGAGTGAAGAAGAACTACTCGAGTTCTTGTACGCTTGTCCCGTTGGCTTGCTCGAATGCAACGCCGCGGGCGATATCGCGATGATCAATCCCCACGCCATGCAGCATCTGCTGCCTCTCACCGGCTCGCGCGATGCCAGCAACCTGTTCTCCGCACTGGAACAGCATGCTCCGGAGCTGCGCAGTATTGCTAACGACTTTCGCCCCGACACAGGCAAAATCTGCGATGGTCATCGAATCTATGTGGATTTGGGAACGGGGCGAAAAGTGGGAAGTCCGCAAGTCCTGTCCTGCACGCTGGTCAAACTCGGGCCAGATCGGCTCATGGCGACTCTCGCGGACGTCAGCGAGCAGGTTGTTCAGGAACGTCGCCTACGCCAAGCGGATACATGGTTTGCTACCCTTTTGGACAGCGTCAACGGCTACGCAACGGTTGAGATCGACTCAGACCGCAAGATCGTATCCGCCAATGTCTGCTTCACTCAGCTGACAGGTCATGACCATTTGGAAGTCGCGGGTCAGGATCTAGATACGGTTCTGGGAGCGGAAGCGTCAGGGCAAGTGCCGCGCTTGGGTGAGCAAATCGAAATTGCCGAACGCGATGGTTGGCACCTGCAGGAAGGGTGGCAGCAGCGTGCTGGCGGCGAACACTACTGGTGCCAGCGTCTCGTCGTAGCGCGATCGAAAAGTGAGATGACGCGGTCTGGCTTTTTTGTGGTGCTGCGGGATGTCCCTCAACACAACGAGGGGACCGCCGACCTACAGCGGCTGTTGATGAGCGACCCTCTGACTGGGGCCGCGAACCGCCGGCATCTCAGCCAGTCGATGCAGCAGGAACAGACGCACTGGCGTGATTTTCAGCAGCCATTCTCGCTGATAGTCCTCGATCTAGACCACTTCAAATCAGTTAACGACATTCATGGGCACCCGGTGGGCGATCTCCTGCTATGCGGCGTGGTGACCGCCTGCGCAATGCTGCTCCCGCCGCGCGGTTTATTTGCGCGGCTTGGAGGAGAGGAATTTGCCGCTTTGCTGCCGCGCTTTGATCGTGAAGAGGCGCTCGCCCTCGCCGAAGAAATGCGCAAGGCCATCGCAGCACTTACCGTTGCGAGCTCGATCGGTATCGTCGAAGCGACAGCCAGTTTCGGCTGTGCGACTATAGACGAAGCGCAAGGCTCGATCGATGGCCTCCTCGCGCTTGCGGACGCCCGTCTTTACTCCGCCAAGCGGGCCGGGCGAAACCGCGTGCACCGCGTGGAAGGCCGCGCAGCTTGA